One Rissa tridactyla isolate bRisTri1 chromosome 4, bRisTri1.patW.cur.20221130, whole genome shotgun sequence DNA window includes the following coding sequences:
- the FBXO34 gene encoding F-box only protein 34 isoform X2, whose amino-acid sequence MQSRVFNCIHLFSPGVSGMHLKPYLKLQKKERSPEISQDSLRGQPMSHQRSAQEEKYTNCTKLSVFPKPSLVTPSRKLLGIIYPNTMCNMSGKGPADGPSGREKKNALSATIHQGEEGEGPLDVWAVVKPGNTKEKIAFFAAQQCSSNNRLGSMKIKSTWDIDGRTAKRRKKSVDLKKAKIQLERMREANVRCSQPEPFACGIEHCSVHYVNDNGEGVFPGRSLSVIEMVAFLEQRARALLVDCAKTCMPASTTRLSAQPKGALPSSDPFSAAGACEVHAERGPCGSSEQQQSEPVRVLDMVAKLESECLKRQSEREAGSLSRNNSFRRNVGRVLLANGTQPEGEAGKVSSGVLAPGDGLEEAGVADAGYGGQCSPLGDTELWDGAASARQPFPSGLDTRMGNVNSGLAHAVLAITAGRSDSEMRLEPPRPLPSACPAAARLPPDSLQSKNTTVDCTSKEAVIFPKQSLHPVRKEPLCISISVTKTEKGCRKEQLSNSSLSEDPLPGRLFFLQADQPAAHGQQPLRESTQEKPGEVVQNEDEDALASDRSCVRNSVPTEPSALSVPPTEGSLQVLDASCLKRQVSHDFLETRFKIQQLLEPQQYMAFLPHHIIVKIFGLLPTRSLVALKCTCYYFKFIIEYYNIRPADSRWVRDPRYREDPCKQCKKKYVKGDVSLCRWHPKPYCQALPYGPGYWMCCHRSQKGIPGCKLGLHDNHWVPACHSFNRAIHKKTRGAGAEAEEEY is encoded by the exons ATGCAAAGTCGTGTATTTAATTGTATTCACCTCTTCTCCCCGGG gGTTTCTGGTATGCACTTAAAGCCATATCTCAAGTTACAGAAGAAAGAGCGATCTCCAGAAATAAGCCAGGATTCCCTGAGAGGCCAACCTATGAGCCATCAGAgatcagcacaagaagaaaaatacaccaaCTGCACCAAACTGAGCGTTTTCCCAAAACCCTCCCTTGTGACTCCATCTCGTAAGCTTCTGGGAATTATTTATCCGAATACTATGTGCAATATGAGTGGGAAAGGTCCAGCGGATGGTCCAAgcggaagggaaaagaagaacgCCTTGTCTGCAACCATCCAccagggagaagaaggggaagggcCGCTGGATGTCTGGGCTGTGGTGAAACCTGGCAATACAAAGGAGAAGATCGCGTTCTTTGCAGCCCAGCAATGCAGCAGCAACAACCGGCTCGGGTCGATGAAAATTAAAAGCACGTGGGATATCGATGGAAGAACAGCTAAACGCAGGAAAAAATCGGTTGAtcttaaaaaagccaaaattcaACTGGAAAGAATGAGGGAGGCGAACGTCAGGTGCTCCCAGCCGGAGCCTTTTGCCTGCGGCATCGAGCACTGTTCGGTGCATTACGTGAATGACAACGGTGAGGGTGTGTTCCCAGGCCGATCCCTCTCGGTGATAGAGATGGTGGCCTTTCTGGAGCAACGAGCAAGGGCTTTACTGGTGGACTGTGCTAAAACCTGCATGCCTGCTTCTACTACGAGGCTGAGCGCTCAGCCTAAAGGTGCACTTCCCAGCTCAGACCCCTTCTCCGCTGCCGGGGCGTGCGAGGTGCATGCGGAGAGGGGACCTTGTGGCAGTAGCGAGCAGCAGCAGAGCGAGCCCGTGCGAGTGCTGGACATGGTGGCCAAGCTGGAATCGGAGTGCCTGAAGCGCCAGAGCGAGCGGGAGGCCGGGAGCCTTTCGCGGAACAACAGCTTCCGTAGAAACGTTGGGAGGGTGCTCCTGGCGAACGGCACCCAACCCGAGGGAGAGGCGGGGAAGGTGTCCTCGGGGGTCCTGGCGCCGGGGGATGGCTTGGAGGAGGCAGGGGTAGCAGATGCTGGGTACGGAGGACAGTGCAGTCCTCTGGGTGACACGGAGTTGTGGGATGGCGCAGCCTCCGCTCGGCAGCCTTTTCCTTCAGGGCTGGATACTCGGATGGGGAATGTGAATTCAGGACTTGCTCATGCAGTGTTGGCGATAACCGCTGGCAGGAGTGATTCTGAAATGCGACTTGAGCCTCCCAGACCTCTGCCATCTGCGTGTCCAGCTGCTGCCAGGTTGCCACCGGATTCCTTGCAAAGCAAGAACACGACTGTTGATTGTACATCGAAAGAGGCTGTAATTTTCCCAAAGCAGAGTCTGCACCCCGTTAGGAAGGAGCCCTTATGCATCAGTATATCGGTCACCAAGACCGAGAAAGGATGCAGGAAAGAGCAGCTCTCTAACTCCAGTTTGAGTGAAGATCCGCTCCCAGGGAGGctgttttttctccaggctgaccagcctgcTGCTCATGGGCAACAACCACTACGGGAAAGTACCCAAGAAAAGCCAGGAGAAGTAGTTCAAAATGAGGATGAGGATGCTTTGGCATCTGACAGATCATGCGTCAGAAACAGTGTCCCTACAGAGCCATCTGCCCTTTCTGTCCCTCCGACAGAAGGGTCTTTGCAAGTACTTGATGCTTCCTGCTTAAAAAGGCAGGTGTCGCATGACTTTCTGGAGACCAGgtttaaaattcagcagctttTGGAGCCTCAGCAGTATATGGCCTTTCTGCCTCACCACATCATAGTGAAGATTTTTGGATTGCTTCCTACGAGGAGTCTGGTTGCCCTAAAATGCACTTGCTACTACTTCAAATTCATCATTGAGTACTACAACATCAGGCCGGCAGACTCCCGCTGGGTCCGCGATCCCCGCTACAGAGAAGACCCTTGCAAGCAGTGCAAGAAGAAGTACGTGAAAGGGGATGTATCGCTGTGCCGGTGGCATCCCAAACCATACTGTCAAGCTTTACCCTACGGGCCTGGGTACTGGATGTGCTGTCACCGGTCTCAGAAGGGCATCCCGGGCTGTAAGTTAGGTCTTCATGACAATCACTGGGTTCCTGCCTGCCACAGCTTTAACCGTGCTATTCATAAGAAAACCAGAGGAGCGGGAGCCGAAGCGGAAGAGGAATATTAG
- the FBXO34 gene encoding F-box only protein 34 isoform X4 → MLLQQSNTFCLPSKPTIILACSPIDARGTFTGVGRVSGMHLKPYLKLQKKERSPEISQDSLRGQPMSHQRSAQEEKYTNCTKLSVFPKPSLVTPSRKLLGIIYPNTMCNMSGKGPADGPSGREKKNALSATIHQGEEGEGPLDVWAVVKPGNTKEKIAFFAAQQCSSNNRLGSMKIKSTWDIDGRTAKRRKKSVDLKKAKIQLERMREANVRCSQPEPFACGIEHCSVHYVNDNGEGVFPGRSLSVIEMVAFLEQRARALLVDCAKTCMPASTTRLSAQPKGALPSSDPFSAAGACEVHAERGPCGSSEQQQSEPVRVLDMVAKLESECLKRQSEREAGSLSRNNSFRRNVGRVLLANGTQPEGEAGKVSSGVLAPGDGLEEAGVADAGYGGQCSPLGDTELWDGAASARQPFPSGLDTRMGNVNSGLAHAVLAITAGRSDSEMRLEPPRPLPSACPAAARLPPDSLQSKNTTVDCTSKEAVIFPKQSLHPVRKEPLCISISVTKTEKGCRKEQLSNSSLSEDPLPGRLFFLQADQPAAHGQQPLRESTQEKPGEVVQNEDEDALASDRSCVRNSVPTEPSALSVPPTEGSLQVLDASCLKRQVSHDFLETRFKIQQLLEPQQYMAFLPHHIIVKIFGLLPTRSLVALKCTCYYFKFIIEYYNIRPADSRWVRDPRYREDPCKQCKKKYVKGDVSLCRWHPKPYCQALPYGPGYWMCCHRSQKGIPGCKLGLHDNHWVPACHSFNRAIHKKTRGAGAEAEEEY, encoded by the exons ATGCTGCTTCAGCAGTCCAATACCTTCTGTTTACCTTCAAAGCCCACGATAATCCTCGCTTGCTCTCCAATTGATGCAAGAGGCACTTTCACAGGCGTTGGGAG gGTTTCTGGTATGCACTTAAAGCCATATCTCAAGTTACAGAAGAAAGAGCGATCTCCAGAAATAAGCCAGGATTCCCTGAGAGGCCAACCTATGAGCCATCAGAgatcagcacaagaagaaaaatacaccaaCTGCACCAAACTGAGCGTTTTCCCAAAACCCTCCCTTGTGACTCCATCTCGTAAGCTTCTGGGAATTATTTATCCGAATACTATGTGCAATATGAGTGGGAAAGGTCCAGCGGATGGTCCAAgcggaagggaaaagaagaacgCCTTGTCTGCAACCATCCAccagggagaagaaggggaagggcCGCTGGATGTCTGGGCTGTGGTGAAACCTGGCAATACAAAGGAGAAGATCGCGTTCTTTGCAGCCCAGCAATGCAGCAGCAACAACCGGCTCGGGTCGATGAAAATTAAAAGCACGTGGGATATCGATGGAAGAACAGCTAAACGCAGGAAAAAATCGGTTGAtcttaaaaaagccaaaattcaACTGGAAAGAATGAGGGAGGCGAACGTCAGGTGCTCCCAGCCGGAGCCTTTTGCCTGCGGCATCGAGCACTGTTCGGTGCATTACGTGAATGACAACGGTGAGGGTGTGTTCCCAGGCCGATCCCTCTCGGTGATAGAGATGGTGGCCTTTCTGGAGCAACGAGCAAGGGCTTTACTGGTGGACTGTGCTAAAACCTGCATGCCTGCTTCTACTACGAGGCTGAGCGCTCAGCCTAAAGGTGCACTTCCCAGCTCAGACCCCTTCTCCGCTGCCGGGGCGTGCGAGGTGCATGCGGAGAGGGGACCTTGTGGCAGTAGCGAGCAGCAGCAGAGCGAGCCCGTGCGAGTGCTGGACATGGTGGCCAAGCTGGAATCGGAGTGCCTGAAGCGCCAGAGCGAGCGGGAGGCCGGGAGCCTTTCGCGGAACAACAGCTTCCGTAGAAACGTTGGGAGGGTGCTCCTGGCGAACGGCACCCAACCCGAGGGAGAGGCGGGGAAGGTGTCCTCGGGGGTCCTGGCGCCGGGGGATGGCTTGGAGGAGGCAGGGGTAGCAGATGCTGGGTACGGAGGACAGTGCAGTCCTCTGGGTGACACGGAGTTGTGGGATGGCGCAGCCTCCGCTCGGCAGCCTTTTCCTTCAGGGCTGGATACTCGGATGGGGAATGTGAATTCAGGACTTGCTCATGCAGTGTTGGCGATAACCGCTGGCAGGAGTGATTCTGAAATGCGACTTGAGCCTCCCAGACCTCTGCCATCTGCGTGTCCAGCTGCTGCCAGGTTGCCACCGGATTCCTTGCAAAGCAAGAACACGACTGTTGATTGTACATCGAAAGAGGCTGTAATTTTCCCAAAGCAGAGTCTGCACCCCGTTAGGAAGGAGCCCTTATGCATCAGTATATCGGTCACCAAGACCGAGAAAGGATGCAGGAAAGAGCAGCTCTCTAACTCCAGTTTGAGTGAAGATCCGCTCCCAGGGAGGctgttttttctccaggctgaccagcctgcTGCTCATGGGCAACAACCACTACGGGAAAGTACCCAAGAAAAGCCAGGAGAAGTAGTTCAAAATGAGGATGAGGATGCTTTGGCATCTGACAGATCATGCGTCAGAAACAGTGTCCCTACAGAGCCATCTGCCCTTTCTGTCCCTCCGACAGAAGGGTCTTTGCAAGTACTTGATGCTTCCTGCTTAAAAAGGCAGGTGTCGCATGACTTTCTGGAGACCAGgtttaaaattcagcagctttTGGAGCCTCAGCAGTATATGGCCTTTCTGCCTCACCACATCATAGTGAAGATTTTTGGATTGCTTCCTACGAGGAGTCTGGTTGCCCTAAAATGCACTTGCTACTACTTCAAATTCATCATTGAGTACTACAACATCAGGCCGGCAGACTCCCGCTGGGTCCGCGATCCCCGCTACAGAGAAGACCCTTGCAAGCAGTGCAAGAAGAAGTACGTGAAAGGGGATGTATCGCTGTGCCGGTGGCATCCCAAACCATACTGTCAAGCTTTACCCTACGGGCCTGGGTACTGGATGTGCTGTCACCGGTCTCAGAAGGGCATCCCGGGCTGTAAGTTAGGTCTTCATGACAATCACTGGGTTCCTGCCTGCCACAGCTTTAACCGTGCTATTCATAAGAAAACCAGAGGAGCGGGAGCCGAAGCGGAAGAGGAATATTAG
- the FBXO34 gene encoding F-box only protein 34 isoform X3 — MHLKPYLKLQKKERSPEISQDSLRGQPMSHQRSAQEEKYTNCTKLSVFPKPSLVTPSRKLLGIIYPNTMCNMSGKGPADGPSGREKKNALSATIHQGEEGEGPLDVWAVVKPGNTKEKIAFFAAQQCSSNNRLGSMKIKSTWDIDGRTAKRRKKSVDLKKAKIQLERMREANVRCSQPEPFACGIEHCSVHYVNDNGEGVFPGRSLSVIEMVAFLEQRARALLVDCAKTCMPASTTRLSAQPKGALPSSDPFSAAGACEVHAERGPCGSSEQQQSEPVRVLDMVAKLESECLKRQSEREAGSLSRNNSFRRNVGRVLLANGTQPEGEAGKVSSGVLAPGDGLEEAGVADAGYGGQCSPLGDTELWDGAASARQPFPSGLDTRMGNVNSGLAHAVLAITAGRSDSEMRLEPPRPLPSACPAAARLPPDSLQSKNTTVDCTSKEAVIFPKQSLHPVRKEPLCISISVTKTEKGCRKEQLSNSSLSEDPLPGRLFFLQADQPAAHGQQPLRESTQEKPGEVVQNEDEDALASDRSCVRNSVPTEPSALSVPPTEGSLQVLDASCLKRQVSHDFLETRFKIQQLLEPQQYMAFLPHHIIVKIFGLLPTRSLVALKCTCYYFKFIIEYYNIRPADSRWVRDPRYREDPCKQCKKKYVKGDVSLCRWHPKPYCQALPYGPGYWMCCHRSQKGIPGCKLGLHDNHWVPACHSFNRAIHKKTRGAGAEAEEEY, encoded by the coding sequence ATGCACTTAAAGCCATATCTCAAGTTACAGAAGAAAGAGCGATCTCCAGAAATAAGCCAGGATTCCCTGAGAGGCCAACCTATGAGCCATCAGAgatcagcacaagaagaaaaatacaccaaCTGCACCAAACTGAGCGTTTTCCCAAAACCCTCCCTTGTGACTCCATCTCGTAAGCTTCTGGGAATTATTTATCCGAATACTATGTGCAATATGAGTGGGAAAGGTCCAGCGGATGGTCCAAgcggaagggaaaagaagaacgCCTTGTCTGCAACCATCCAccagggagaagaaggggaagggcCGCTGGATGTCTGGGCTGTGGTGAAACCTGGCAATACAAAGGAGAAGATCGCGTTCTTTGCAGCCCAGCAATGCAGCAGCAACAACCGGCTCGGGTCGATGAAAATTAAAAGCACGTGGGATATCGATGGAAGAACAGCTAAACGCAGGAAAAAATCGGTTGAtcttaaaaaagccaaaattcaACTGGAAAGAATGAGGGAGGCGAACGTCAGGTGCTCCCAGCCGGAGCCTTTTGCCTGCGGCATCGAGCACTGTTCGGTGCATTACGTGAATGACAACGGTGAGGGTGTGTTCCCAGGCCGATCCCTCTCGGTGATAGAGATGGTGGCCTTTCTGGAGCAACGAGCAAGGGCTTTACTGGTGGACTGTGCTAAAACCTGCATGCCTGCTTCTACTACGAGGCTGAGCGCTCAGCCTAAAGGTGCACTTCCCAGCTCAGACCCCTTCTCCGCTGCCGGGGCGTGCGAGGTGCATGCGGAGAGGGGACCTTGTGGCAGTAGCGAGCAGCAGCAGAGCGAGCCCGTGCGAGTGCTGGACATGGTGGCCAAGCTGGAATCGGAGTGCCTGAAGCGCCAGAGCGAGCGGGAGGCCGGGAGCCTTTCGCGGAACAACAGCTTCCGTAGAAACGTTGGGAGGGTGCTCCTGGCGAACGGCACCCAACCCGAGGGAGAGGCGGGGAAGGTGTCCTCGGGGGTCCTGGCGCCGGGGGATGGCTTGGAGGAGGCAGGGGTAGCAGATGCTGGGTACGGAGGACAGTGCAGTCCTCTGGGTGACACGGAGTTGTGGGATGGCGCAGCCTCCGCTCGGCAGCCTTTTCCTTCAGGGCTGGATACTCGGATGGGGAATGTGAATTCAGGACTTGCTCATGCAGTGTTGGCGATAACCGCTGGCAGGAGTGATTCTGAAATGCGACTTGAGCCTCCCAGACCTCTGCCATCTGCGTGTCCAGCTGCTGCCAGGTTGCCACCGGATTCCTTGCAAAGCAAGAACACGACTGTTGATTGTACATCGAAAGAGGCTGTAATTTTCCCAAAGCAGAGTCTGCACCCCGTTAGGAAGGAGCCCTTATGCATCAGTATATCGGTCACCAAGACCGAGAAAGGATGCAGGAAAGAGCAGCTCTCTAACTCCAGTTTGAGTGAAGATCCGCTCCCAGGGAGGctgttttttctccaggctgaccagcctgcTGCTCATGGGCAACAACCACTACGGGAAAGTACCCAAGAAAAGCCAGGAGAAGTAGTTCAAAATGAGGATGAGGATGCTTTGGCATCTGACAGATCATGCGTCAGAAACAGTGTCCCTACAGAGCCATCTGCCCTTTCTGTCCCTCCGACAGAAGGGTCTTTGCAAGTACTTGATGCTTCCTGCTTAAAAAGGCAGGTGTCGCATGACTTTCTGGAGACCAGgtttaaaattcagcagctttTGGAGCCTCAGCAGTATATGGCCTTTCTGCCTCACCACATCATAGTGAAGATTTTTGGATTGCTTCCTACGAGGAGTCTGGTTGCCCTAAAATGCACTTGCTACTACTTCAAATTCATCATTGAGTACTACAACATCAGGCCGGCAGACTCCCGCTGGGTCCGCGATCCCCGCTACAGAGAAGACCCTTGCAAGCAGTGCAAGAAGAAGTACGTGAAAGGGGATGTATCGCTGTGCCGGTGGCATCCCAAACCATACTGTCAAGCTTTACCCTACGGGCCTGGGTACTGGATGTGCTGTCACCGGTCTCAGAAGGGCATCCCGGGCTGTAAGTTAGGTCTTCATGACAATCACTGGGTTCCTGCCTGCCACAGCTTTAACCGTGCTATTCATAAGAAAACCAGAGGAGCGGGAGCCGAAGCGGAAGAGGAATATTAG
- the FBXO34 gene encoding F-box only protein 34 isoform X1 has protein sequence MKSSCRAGLHREPLNSASSTFHQVKRVSGMHLKPYLKLQKKERSPEISQDSLRGQPMSHQRSAQEEKYTNCTKLSVFPKPSLVTPSRKLLGIIYPNTMCNMSGKGPADGPSGREKKNALSATIHQGEEGEGPLDVWAVVKPGNTKEKIAFFAAQQCSSNNRLGSMKIKSTWDIDGRTAKRRKKSVDLKKAKIQLERMREANVRCSQPEPFACGIEHCSVHYVNDNGEGVFPGRSLSVIEMVAFLEQRARALLVDCAKTCMPASTTRLSAQPKGALPSSDPFSAAGACEVHAERGPCGSSEQQQSEPVRVLDMVAKLESECLKRQSEREAGSLSRNNSFRRNVGRVLLANGTQPEGEAGKVSSGVLAPGDGLEEAGVADAGYGGQCSPLGDTELWDGAASARQPFPSGLDTRMGNVNSGLAHAVLAITAGRSDSEMRLEPPRPLPSACPAAARLPPDSLQSKNTTVDCTSKEAVIFPKQSLHPVRKEPLCISISVTKTEKGCRKEQLSNSSLSEDPLPGRLFFLQADQPAAHGQQPLRESTQEKPGEVVQNEDEDALASDRSCVRNSVPTEPSALSVPPTEGSLQVLDASCLKRQVSHDFLETRFKIQQLLEPQQYMAFLPHHIIVKIFGLLPTRSLVALKCTCYYFKFIIEYYNIRPADSRWVRDPRYREDPCKQCKKKYVKGDVSLCRWHPKPYCQALPYGPGYWMCCHRSQKGIPGCKLGLHDNHWVPACHSFNRAIHKKTRGAGAEAEEEY, from the exons ATGAAGAGTTCCTGCAGAGCTGGCCTCCACAGGGAACCACTGAATTCTGCATCCTCCACCTTCCATCAAGTCAAACG gGTTTCTGGTATGCACTTAAAGCCATATCTCAAGTTACAGAAGAAAGAGCGATCTCCAGAAATAAGCCAGGATTCCCTGAGAGGCCAACCTATGAGCCATCAGAgatcagcacaagaagaaaaatacaccaaCTGCACCAAACTGAGCGTTTTCCCAAAACCCTCCCTTGTGACTCCATCTCGTAAGCTTCTGGGAATTATTTATCCGAATACTATGTGCAATATGAGTGGGAAAGGTCCAGCGGATGGTCCAAgcggaagggaaaagaagaacgCCTTGTCTGCAACCATCCAccagggagaagaaggggaagggcCGCTGGATGTCTGGGCTGTGGTGAAACCTGGCAATACAAAGGAGAAGATCGCGTTCTTTGCAGCCCAGCAATGCAGCAGCAACAACCGGCTCGGGTCGATGAAAATTAAAAGCACGTGGGATATCGATGGAAGAACAGCTAAACGCAGGAAAAAATCGGTTGAtcttaaaaaagccaaaattcaACTGGAAAGAATGAGGGAGGCGAACGTCAGGTGCTCCCAGCCGGAGCCTTTTGCCTGCGGCATCGAGCACTGTTCGGTGCATTACGTGAATGACAACGGTGAGGGTGTGTTCCCAGGCCGATCCCTCTCGGTGATAGAGATGGTGGCCTTTCTGGAGCAACGAGCAAGGGCTTTACTGGTGGACTGTGCTAAAACCTGCATGCCTGCTTCTACTACGAGGCTGAGCGCTCAGCCTAAAGGTGCACTTCCCAGCTCAGACCCCTTCTCCGCTGCCGGGGCGTGCGAGGTGCATGCGGAGAGGGGACCTTGTGGCAGTAGCGAGCAGCAGCAGAGCGAGCCCGTGCGAGTGCTGGACATGGTGGCCAAGCTGGAATCGGAGTGCCTGAAGCGCCAGAGCGAGCGGGAGGCCGGGAGCCTTTCGCGGAACAACAGCTTCCGTAGAAACGTTGGGAGGGTGCTCCTGGCGAACGGCACCCAACCCGAGGGAGAGGCGGGGAAGGTGTCCTCGGGGGTCCTGGCGCCGGGGGATGGCTTGGAGGAGGCAGGGGTAGCAGATGCTGGGTACGGAGGACAGTGCAGTCCTCTGGGTGACACGGAGTTGTGGGATGGCGCAGCCTCCGCTCGGCAGCCTTTTCCTTCAGGGCTGGATACTCGGATGGGGAATGTGAATTCAGGACTTGCTCATGCAGTGTTGGCGATAACCGCTGGCAGGAGTGATTCTGAAATGCGACTTGAGCCTCCCAGACCTCTGCCATCTGCGTGTCCAGCTGCTGCCAGGTTGCCACCGGATTCCTTGCAAAGCAAGAACACGACTGTTGATTGTACATCGAAAGAGGCTGTAATTTTCCCAAAGCAGAGTCTGCACCCCGTTAGGAAGGAGCCCTTATGCATCAGTATATCGGTCACCAAGACCGAGAAAGGATGCAGGAAAGAGCAGCTCTCTAACTCCAGTTTGAGTGAAGATCCGCTCCCAGGGAGGctgttttttctccaggctgaccagcctgcTGCTCATGGGCAACAACCACTACGGGAAAGTACCCAAGAAAAGCCAGGAGAAGTAGTTCAAAATGAGGATGAGGATGCTTTGGCATCTGACAGATCATGCGTCAGAAACAGTGTCCCTACAGAGCCATCTGCCCTTTCTGTCCCTCCGACAGAAGGGTCTTTGCAAGTACTTGATGCTTCCTGCTTAAAAAGGCAGGTGTCGCATGACTTTCTGGAGACCAGgtttaaaattcagcagctttTGGAGCCTCAGCAGTATATGGCCTTTCTGCCTCACCACATCATAGTGAAGATTTTTGGATTGCTTCCTACGAGGAGTCTGGTTGCCCTAAAATGCACTTGCTACTACTTCAAATTCATCATTGAGTACTACAACATCAGGCCGGCAGACTCCCGCTGGGTCCGCGATCCCCGCTACAGAGAAGACCCTTGCAAGCAGTGCAAGAAGAAGTACGTGAAAGGGGATGTATCGCTGTGCCGGTGGCATCCCAAACCATACTGTCAAGCTTTACCCTACGGGCCTGGGTACTGGATGTGCTGTCACCGGTCTCAGAAGGGCATCCCGGGCTGTAAGTTAGGTCTTCATGACAATCACTGGGTTCCTGCCTGCCACAGCTTTAACCGTGCTATTCATAAGAAAACCAGAGGAGCGGGAGCCGAAGCGGAAGAGGAATATTAG